The genomic interval TACGCAGCAGACATTAAAGCACCTCCAATAGTCTCTAGCTGTAATAAAACCTCTTTTACACCCCAAAACTATGGTCTGAACCCTCTCAAGTCGCTCATTCTCACTCTCACCTGTAAACCATCGTCTAAATATACTCCATCTTCCAACCCCATCTACCATCGGCCTACTGAGTGAATATCAATCACATAAGCACTAATTCAACCCCTCTCATCTTCATGTCTCACATTACAACGGCTTCAacgttttttttcccctcCCCGTTTTCGCCATCGCTATTACCCCAACTCCTGGTAGCGTTTGCCTGCGGTGATATAACCACACCACTCTTGGAAGCTATAATCACTCATGCCCTCCAAATCCGCACTAATAGACAGGTCCGGaccagaaaaagaaatcaTCAAATGCAACCAGTGAAGTCACATTGTAATCCCAAATTCCAAATCCCATCCCATCCAACGCCCACTACAGCCGCGGCAGTTAGCTGCTCGATCAATAACTTATCTAATACACTAGTTGTACGTCTAATActcttcctcctgcttgacCACCACCTGGTCCGGCGATAGGTCATCCTTAATCCCCAATCtggccagagccagctcTGCCGACGACGTCTCCAGCTTGGTCTCGGGAATGCCTAGCTGCCGCTCCAGAATGTTGAGCCGCTCATACATGTCGATTTCCCGCTGATTCTGCTCGTCGATGACCGtctgcagcttcttgatgtaCTCAACACTCTTGATCAGAATGGTGCCCTTATTAGGACGTCCATCTTTGGTCCCAGGGGTCTGCGACGGCGGTGGCGAGCCCATAGGACCCAGCGACGGAGACCCGCCGATTATTGGCTCGTTGAGAAAGTTTTCGGGAATGGAGTGTTCGACAGCTCCTGGATGCGGTTCGTTGATGTTGTCGCGTCGTCGGCGCTCGACGGGCGTTATGGGACTCGCGGCCGCTT from Yarrowia lipolytica chromosome 1F, complete sequence carries:
- a CDS encoding uncharacterized protein (Truncated form of YALI0F11979g, some similarities with KLLA0E06479g Kluyveromyces lactis, similar to Saccharomyces cerevisiae RTG1 (YOL067C); ancestral locus Anc_3.152), producing the protein MGSPPPSQTPGTKDGRPNKGTILIKSVEYIKKLQTVIDEQNQREIDMYERLNILERQLGIPETKLETSSAELALARLGIKDDLSPDQVVVKQEEEY